In Desulfuromonas sp., the genomic stretch AGCCCTATCGCTTCATCATGCTCTGTGATGACCTGACCTTCGAGACCGGCGAACTCGCCTACAAGATGCTGAAGAGTGCCCTCGACGGTTCGGTCTATTCGGCTCCGGAAAACGTGCTGATTTACGTCACCTCGAACCGGCGCTACCTGCTGCCGGAATACGATGGTGACCACCTCGGCGGCAAGTACGTCAAGGGGGAGCTGCAGCAGAGCGAAATCCAGGAGGAGAAATCGTCACTCTCCGACCGCTTCGGTCTCTGGGTGCCATTCCATGTCTTCTCGCAGGACCGCTACCTCGAAGCGGTCAAGCTTTGCCTCGAACAGTGGAGCACTAAGCTTGGCCAGGAGGTTCCCTGGAGCAAGGAACTCGAACGGGCGGCGATCAAATGGTCGCACGACAAGACCAAGCGTTGCGGCCGCACCGCCTACCAGTTCTCGAAGAACTATGTCGGGAAATACCTTCTTAAATAGTTGCCAACCGATATGTTTGGCATTAAATTGAGCGAAAACAGAATCCGGAGGTGCCTTGTGCAAAAAATCTTTTTACTGATCATGCTCGTCCTGCTCTTTAGTGTCACCAACAGCCCGGCCGAAATGATTACGACCGATTCCGGTCTGCGCTACGAAGAGCTTTCCATCGGTAACGGCGCCGTAGCTGTTCCCGGCAAGGTTGTCGAGGTCCATTACACCGGCTGGCTCGATGCAGACGGCAAGAAAGGGCAGAAGTTTGACAGCTCGGTCGACCGCGGCCGGCCGTTCTCGTTTCCGCTCGGCCAGGGTCGCGTCATTCGCGGCTGGGATGAAGGCGTGGCCGGAATGAAGGTCGGCGGCAAACGGACTCTCTATATCCCGAGCCGGCTTGGCTACGGGGCCCGCGGGGCCGGCCGGGTCATTCCGCCGAACGCCGATCTCATCTTTGATGTCGAGGTTCTGGGGGTTAAATGAGAGAGATAGATTCCGCCGAACTGGCTGCAGGGCTCGACAGCAAGGTCCTCGTCGATATCCGCCAGCCGAATGAGTGGCGTTCCACCGGGGTGATCAAGGGGTGCCACCTTTTGACCTTCACCGAAGCTGACATCAACGGCTGGCTGGACCAGCTCGGCAAGCTGGTCGGGCCGGAGGATCAGCTGGTGCTGGTCTGTCGTACCGGCCGCCGGACCGGCGTCCTCCTCGATTTCCTCAACAGCCAGACCTCTTACCGCCGGGCGCAGCATCTGGCTGGTGGTATCCTCGGCTGGATCGACAACGATCTGCCGGTGGTTGCGGTCGATCCGTAATTCTGCTGAAGTAAAAACTATTAAAAGAGCAGCCCTCGACCCGGTGCGGCTTTACTCCCGGTCGAGCCCTTTGATATTGAGGGTGAGGATGGTGTCTTCCCCTTCCTGTTCGACAAACTGGATCCGGTTCATGACCTGTTCCGGCAATTTGTTGAGGTCGCTGGTCCTGAACTTGTCGCCATGCGGTACCAGCAGCCCTTCCTGTGCGAGTTTGTCAAAATCGATCGGCAGCGACAGCAGGTACTTGGTGTGCTCGAGTTTGCGCTTGACGTCGTCCATCACATCGTTGCCACGCAGGTACTGGTTGCGCAGAGAGTTGGTTCCTGGACTCTCGTTCGCCGCCAGGCTGCTCATCTGGTGCCGCAGGTTGTCAACCGCCTGCTGTGCCGCATTGGCAAGCGCCGCGACCTCCCGGGAGTAGGCCTTGGTCAGCTCGAACGAAATCTCGCCGAGCTTGTTGCGCATCCTCTGA encodes the following:
- a CDS encoding AAA family ATPase codes for the protein MMNLKPEVVAQLERVLGSVEMLLPKAVKSLDWAETYAANWRRHSFSGYLEPVKVTDNTRLDDLLGVEEQKEIMINNTRQFIQGLPANNALLWGSRGTGKSSLVKAILNEYGDDGLRVIQVEKEDLIYISEIFAAVEDQPYRFIMLCDDLTFETGELAYKMLKSALDGSVYSAPENVLIYVTSNRRYLLPEYDGDHLGGKYVKGELQQSEIQEEKSSLSDRFGLWVPFHVFSQDRYLEAVKLCLEQWSTKLGQEVPWSKELERAAIKWSHDKTKRCGRTAYQFSKNYVGKYLLK
- a CDS encoding peptidylprolyl isomerase translates to MITTDSGLRYEELSIGNGAVAVPGKVVEVHYTGWLDADGKKGQKFDSSVDRGRPFSFPLGQGRVIRGWDEGVAGMKVGGKRTLYIPSRLGYGARGAGRVIPPNADLIFDVEVLGVK